The Psychroflexus sp. ALD_RP9 region CATCAAAGACTTGGTTTGCTTCAGATTCTGAAGTGATTTTGTCGCTTTCATAATGTAATAAAATATTACTGATATAATCACTCATTTTAAAAGCCGATTGCTTTAGATTATGGATGTAATCTAAGCCAGTTTGGTCTAATTTATCAGCATATTTTGATTTTAAAATATCAAATGTGATGATCATGTTGGCTAGTGGCATCTTCATGTCATGAGAAACAACGCCTGCAAAATTTTTAAGCTGATTATTATTTTCTTTAAGTTCACGTTGTGTCTTGCGTAAACCTTCATTAATAGCACGGAGTTCAAATAATTTAACGACTTGATTGGCCAAACGTTTTAAGCTTAGTTTTTGAGAATCTGTTAAAATACGAGGTTCATGGCCAATAACACATAAGGTACCTAAAGCATTATTATCTTTATCAACTAATGGTACGCCAGCATAAAAAACAATTGCTTTCTCCCCAAAAGTGTACGGATTTTCTTTAAATCTCTCGTCTTCTCTAGCATCGTGTATTTCTAAAATTTCATTGGGTTTTTGAATAGCTACTGAACAAAACGAATATTCGCGATCAACTTCGCATAAATCAAGGCCAACTCTAGCTTTAAACCATTGTCGTTTTTCATCTACTAAAGAAACTAAAGCGATTGGAGTATCACAAATAGTCGACGCTAGTTTTGCTAAATCATCATATTCTTTTTCTTGTTTAGAATCAAGAATTCGAAGTGATTTTAGAGCTTTTAGGCGCTTGGTTTCATTAACAGCTTTAGGGATAGGTTTCATACATATATATAAGTTTGCAAGTTACAAAATAAATTATGTATTAACTAAAATTGCTCAAAAACTCCGAGGCCAAATAAAGCAAAATCATATTTTGCAGGGTCTTCAGGGTCGAGTTGTCTTAATTTATTGTCTAATTCTTTTACTGCTTTAGCATCGGTTTGTTGGCGATTTAGCAAACCTAGTTTTCTTGCAACACGTCCAGAATGTACATCAAGCGGACAAGACAATTCATAGGGTTTAATTTGTTTCCAAATCCCAAAATCAACGCCATTATTATCTTTTCTGACAAACCATCTTAAAAGCATATTAAGCCGTTTGGCAGCCGAATTTTTTAAGGGGTCACTTAAATGTTTCTCAGTTCTTTTTTCATGAGGCATGTTAAAAAAACTTTGTTTAAAGTGGTGTAATGTTAGTTGAAGTTGTCCTGTTTTGTGTTTAAGAGTTAAAAAATCTTCTAAAGAGCCATAGGTTTGATATAACTGTTGAAGCCGTTGGAAAAAAAACTTCAAATCTGTTGCATTAAAAGTTCGGTGAACAAAACCATCACAGGCTTTTAAATCGCTAGGTGAGTGGTTAACAATAAAATCAAACGGACTATAATCCATGATTTTAAGTATTTTTTCTCCACTTTTTAAAATGGCTTTTCGGTTTCCCCAAGCTATTATGGCAATCAAAAATGCACTTATTTCAATATCTTTTGGTGAAGAAAATTGATGAGGGATTGAAATAGGATCAGTCGCTATAAATTCAACCGAATTGTATTGTTCAGCTTTATCATCTAAGAAGGCTTTTAGTTCTTCGTTGTTCATAAACTTAAACCAATTGTCCGTCTTTCATTTCAAGCTTTCTATCAGCTAAATTAGCTAAGTCATTGTTATGGGTTACAATCACAAAGCTTTGTTTAAATTCTTCTCGTAATTTAAAAAAAAGCTCATGTAATTGTTCAGCAGATTTTGAGTCTAAATTACCTGAAGGTTCATCAGCAAAAATAACCGACGGCTCATTAATGAGTGCTCTAGCTACGGCAACGCGCTGTTGTTCGCCGCCACTTAATTGATTTGGCTTATGTTTAGCACGATTTGCTAAACCTAAAAAATTAAGCAGTTCTAATGCTCTTTTTTCAGCCTTCTGAACAGGTGTTTTTTTTATAAATGCTGGTATACAAACATTTTCTAAAGCAGTAAACTCTGGTAATAGTTGGTGAAATTGAAAAATAAATCCAATATTCTCATTCCTAAACTTTGATAATTGTTTTTGATTGAGTGTTGTGAGATCTACTCCATTAACCTCAATTGAAGTATTTGGATGTTTATCGGCTAATTCTAAGCTGCTTAATATTTGAAGTAAAGTTGTTTTTCCTGCACCAGATGCACCAACAATAGAAACAATTTCAGCTGTTTTTACTTGTATATTTACACCATTTAAAACCTTTAAATCTTTATATTTCTTGTAGATATTATGGGCTTGTATCATGTTTCAAAAATAAGGCTTTTCAGTTTAACATCAACATAATAATTATAATTAGCGACCTGCTAATTTATCGTTAAAGCAATTTTTTTTGTTTAATTATTGAGTAGGTTTGTTGAACATTATATAAAAATGATTTTATGGAAATAGCAAGTTTTGCTAATGGCTGTTTTTGGTGCACCGAAGCTGTCTTTCAACGTCTAAATGGTGTTGATAATGTTGTAAGTGGCTTTACAGGTGGTAAAATTAAGCATCCACCTTACAGAGAAGTTGTGATGGGGAGAACAGGTCATGCTGAAGCTATCCAATTAGAATTCGATTCGAATGTTATCAGTTATGACATATTGTTACATGTTTTTTTTGCAACTCATGATCCAACTTCACTTAATAGGCAAGGTTACGATGTTGGCGAACAATACCGAAGCGAGATATTTTATCATAACGAATCCCAAAAAAACACAGCTGATCACGTTATAGAAAAATTAAATTCTGAAATTTATAACAATAAAATTGTTACAAAGCTCTCGCCAGCTTCAACATTTTATGAAGCTGAAATTGAACACCAAAATTTTTATAACCTGCATCAAGAAAATAGATATTGCGAGTACATTATAGATCCAAAGTTAGAAAC contains the following coding sequences:
- a CDS encoding sensor histidine kinase, producing MKPIPKAVNETKRLKALKSLRILDSKQEKEYDDLAKLASTICDTPIALVSLVDEKRQWFKARVGLDLCEVDREYSFCSVAIQKPNEILEIHDAREDERFKENPYTFGEKAIVFYAGVPLVDKDNNALGTLCVIGHEPRILTDSQKLSLKRLANQVVKLFELRAINEGLRKTQRELKENNNQLKNFAGVVSHDMKMPLANMIITFDILKSKYADKLDQTGLDYIHNLKQSAFKMSDYISNILLHYESDKITSESEANQVFDVHQLLEDIEEMLDTKDDYEINFPDTNKEIYANRIALEQILLNLIGNSIKYNDKDKIKVNICFSEDETHYHFIVTDNGIGIPKDQQKKVFELFSTVAEKDRNGHSGNGIGLSTVRKLIYNLGGTIQVKSEVNKGTSIHFTIEKHD
- a CDS encoding TIGR02757 family protein; the protein is MNNEELKAFLDDKAEQYNSVEFIATDPISIPHQFSSPKDIEISAFLIAIIAWGNRKAILKSGEKILKIMDYSPFDFIVNHSPSDLKACDGFVHRTFNATDLKFFFQRLQQLYQTYGSLEDFLTLKHKTGQLQLTLHHFKQSFFNMPHEKRTEKHLSDPLKNSAAKRLNMLLRWFVRKDNNGVDFGIWKQIKPYELSCPLDVHSGRVARKLGLLNRQQTDAKAVKELDNKLRQLDPEDPAKYDFALFGLGVFEQF
- a CDS encoding ABC transporter ATP-binding protein; this encodes MIQAHNIYKKYKDLKVLNGVNIQVKTAEIVSIVGASGAGKTTLLQILSSLELADKHPNTSIEVNGVDLTTLNQKQLSKFRNENIGFIFQFHQLLPEFTALENVCIPAFIKKTPVQKAEKRALELLNFLGLANRAKHKPNQLSGGEQQRVAVARALINEPSVIFADEPSGNLDSKSAEQLHELFFKLREEFKQSFVIVTHNNDLANLADRKLEMKDGQLV
- the msrA gene encoding peptide-methionine (S)-S-oxide reductase MsrA, whose protein sequence is MEIASFANGCFWCTEAVFQRLNGVDNVVSGFTGGKIKHPPYREVVMGRTGHAEAIQLEFDSNVISYDILLHVFFATHDPTSLNRQGYDVGEQYRSEIFYHNESQKNTADHVIEKLNSEIYNNKIVTKLSPASTFYEAEIEHQNFYNLHQENRYCEYIIDPKLETLRSKFKPYLKK